The following proteins come from a genomic window of Trifolium pratense cultivar HEN17-A07 linkage group LG4, ARS_RC_1.1, whole genome shotgun sequence:
- the LOC123919955 gene encoding 60S ribosomal protein L12-3, with translation MPPKLDPSQVVDVYVRVTGGEVGAASSLAPKIGPLGLSPKKIGEDIAKETAKDWKGLRVTVKLTVQNRQAKVSVVPSAAALVIKALKEPERDRKKVKNIKHNGNILLDDVVEIARIMKPRSMAKELSGTVKEILGTCVSVGCTVDGKDPKDLQQEINDGDVEIPQD, from the coding sequence ATGCCGCCAAAGCTCGATCCATCTCAGGTCGTCGATGTTTACGTCCGTGTCACCGGAGGTGAAGTCGGAGCAGCGAGTTCACTCGCTCCAAAGATCGGTCCACTCGGTCTTTCTCCAAAAAAGATCGGAGAAGACATAGCCAAAGAAACCGCAAAAGATTGGAAGGGTCTTAGGGTTACCGTCAAGCTCACCGTTCAGAATCGTCAGGCTAAGGTCTCCGTTGTTCCTTCTGCTGCGGCGCTTGTTATCAAGGCTTTGAAGGAACCTGAACGTGATCGGAAAAAGGTGAAGAATATCAAGCATAATGGTAATATTTTGCTTGATGATGTTGTTGAGATTGCGAGGATTATGAAGCCAAGGTCTATGGCGAAGGAACTTTCTGGTACTGTGAAGGAGATTCTTGGGACTTGTGTTTCTGTTGGTTGCACTGTTGATGGAAAGGATCCTAAGGATTTGCAGCAGGAGATCAATGATGGTGATGTTGAAATTCCTCAGGATTGA